TTCTTTCCTCCCAAATGTACACCACCCCCTCTGATCGATAGGTTATTCTTTACCTAAATTATTTCCTTTCCAGATATTCGACGATTATTATCTCTTCACCCACAGCGGCGTATCCAAGAGGTCCCTCACCGTCAATCCGGAACAAAGAGTCAGGTTAGCTGTCGATACCAGAGTTAGATGGTCACAGCAACAAAAAGCACGAAGACGTGTCAAGAGAGACTTAAAACTCCAAGATTCGGACCCCAAGTGGCCCAGCATGTGGTATTTGGTAAGTCCCACAATTCCTTCGTCTTCAactaaatttcatttaaattcgaCAAATAACCAACAGAACTCACGCAACCTCCTTTTTATCGACTGTCACGTGCCAGTTCTTACCTCTTTATTCTCACATTTTCCGCCCATCTTTATCTTGTTCATATTTCTATTTTCATCATTCAACTTTGAcatcactattttttattacatattattagcagtattaattatttctcgTGTCATTGACGGCGTTGTTGtactaaattttgtgtttttccaataaaattttttcaagaCTCGAAACTTActcaaatttagaaattttaatgcaagCAAAATTTTAAGCAATGCTATGAACGTTTGGCTATTATTTTTTCCGAAAAACTCTAACCGCCGCATGTAAATTGTAGAATAGAGGAAACGGCTTAGACATGAATGTCATCCCAGCTTGGTTGGAAGGAATTACAGGGAAAGGCGCTGTCGTGACGATTTTAGACGACGGACTTGAGAAAGACCATCCCGACCTAGTACAAAATTACGTAAGTTTTGTATGCATCATCACAATCCAGTCTCATTGTATGGACTCGCAGGATCCCATGGCTTCGTATGACGTTAACAGTCATGATTCTGATCCTAGTCCAAGATACGATATGATAGATTCGAACCGTCACGGAACGAGATGTGCAGGCGAAGTAGCTGCCACTAGTAACAATTCGGTGTGCGCTTTGGGCGTTGCTCACGGAGCCCAAGTAGGAGGTGTGAGAATGTTAGACGGAGACGTGACGGACGCCGTCGAAGCTCGATCATTAAGCCTGAATCCCCAACACATCGACATTTACAGCGCTTCTTGGGGACCCGACGACGACGGCAAAACCGTCGACGGTCCCGGTGAACTGGCCACCAGAGCCTTCATCGAGGGAGTGACAAAGGTAGGTCGACCCGCTCGCAGAACTCGGAAGGACAGATCGTTTTCGTTTAGGGACGCAACGGAAAGGGCTCGATTTTCGTGTGGGCATCGGGCAACGGCGGCCGAGACCACGACAACTGCAACTGTGACGGCTACACGAATTCCATATACAGTTTGTCGATATCTAGCGCCACAGAACATGGACACGTTCCTTGGTACAGCGAAGCCTGCAGTTCCACTCTAGCTTCGACCTACAGCAGCGGAGCCGTCGGCGAAAGACAAGTGGTCACCACCGATCTGAGATATTCTTGCACCAGTAGTCACACGGGCACCAGCGCCTCGGCTCCTCTAGCTGCAGGAATCTGTGCTCTAGCCTTAGAAGCTAATCCTAATCTAACCTGGAGAGATATGCAGCACATTGTTGTGCGCACAGCGAGACCGCAAAATTTGATCGCTTCAGATTGGCAAACCAACGGAGTGGGCCGAAACGTTTCTCACAGTTTTGGATACGGTCTCATGGATGCCTACGCGATGGTTCAGCTCTCCAGGAATTGGATCACAGTGCCCGAACAACACAAATGCGAAATCACTGCACCTCACGTCCAAAGGTACTCGCAGAATCAGAAACGAATGATTGtcatgtcaaaaataaaactgtcgTTGTCCAAAACGACATGTTTTGACAGGTAGAATAAAGCGAGGACTTTGTGACTGTCCGAGTTAATTTGgtgttgaaattattattttttcggcGAAAACgtacgattttatttttgacgtgTGTGTTTCATTGTCTGTTGAGATCTGGAGAAAGATGGGATTATTTCTAGGCCTATTCCTGCCAAAAGCGTCGTCGTCTTACAGTTACAAGTGAAAGAGTGCGAGGGAGTAGAAGTGTTGGAACATGTCCAGgccaaattaacaattttttctcaaagGCGTGGTGATCTCAACATTCAGTTGACTTCTCCGATGGGCACGAGAGTAACTTTATTAGCCCACAGAGCCCACGACACTTCCAGAATAGGTTTTAATCATTGGCCTTTTATGTCTGTGCATTCGTGGGGAGAGACTCCGTTTGGAACGTGGCAATTGGAAATTCACAACGATGGTCGCCTTCTGGGTGAGTTTTTTTGACCGGAAGATATC
The sequence above is drawn from the Tenebrio molitor chromosome X, icTenMoli1.1, whole genome shotgun sequence genome and encodes:
- the LOC138140273 gene encoding furin-like protease 1, isoforms 1/1-X/2 isoform X3 — its product is MYLFVCCIYVCVIVVNLSEAHYTQQWAVHIEGGPQVADEVARDHGFANQGQIFDDYYLFTHSGVSKRSLTVNPEQRVRLAVDTRVRWSQQQKARRRVKRDLKLQDSDPKWPSMWYLNRGNGLDMNVIPAWLEGITGKGAVVTILDDGLEKDHPDLVQNYDPMASYDVNSHDSDPSPRYDMIDSNRHGTRCAGEVAATSNNSVCALGVAHGAQVGGVRMLDGDVTDAVEARSLSLNPQHIDIYSASWGPDDDGKTVDGPGELATRAFIEGVTKGRNGKGSIFVWASGNGGRDHDNCNCDGYTNSIYSLSISSATEHGHVPWYSEACSSTLASTYSSGAVGERQVVTTDLRYSCTSSHTGTSASAPLAAGICALALEANPNLTWRDMQHIVVRTARPQNLIASDWQTNGVGRNVSHSFGYGLMDAYAMVQLSRNWITVPEQHKCEITAPHVQRPIPAKSVVVLQLQVKECEGVEVLEHVQAKLTIFSQRRGDLNIQLTSPMGTRVTLLAHRAHDTSRIGFNHWPFMSVHSWGETPFGTWQLEIHNDGRLLGRATLQNWSLVLYGTKSFLPPLANNIEPNKLNKTKSNAFKKKNSKKQKNKNLQKSVTTVKPPKSQYKSKIKNTTPKYYVPNVTNINYTKNRKVTKTTTEFSPYFYAINSSKFKNSEESVKQYLKFVKNITITYPIMIPSRDFAKPRESFKKSQKQKEKSRDINSNRNAKVFTSKTTELTTYQTTTSSPKGKLANVTSWNLTLYGTATPPAADLKQETVHQPSIVDMYPEEIDDNSIHDASANSLQFGAEVAPKTYFYTMVDVLKRVLTVFTT
- the LOC138140273 gene encoding furin-like protease 1 isoform X4, with the protein product MYLFVCCIYVCVIVVNLSEAHYTQQWAVHIEGGPQVADEVARDHGFANQGQIFDDYYLFTHSGVSKRSLTVNPEQRVRLAVDTRVRWSQQQKARRRVKRDLKLQDSDPKWPSMWYLNRGNGLDMNVIPAWLEGITGKGAVVTILDDGLEKDHPDLVQNYDPMASYDVNSHDSDPSPRYDMIDSNRHGTRCAGEVAATSNNSVCALGVAHGAQVGGVRMLDGDVTDAVEARSLSLNPQHIDIYSASWGPDDDGKTVDGPGELATRAFIEGVTKGRNGKGSIFVWASGNGGRDHDNCNCDGYTNSIYSLSISSATEHGHVPWYSEACSSTLASTYSSGAVGERQVVTTDLRYSCTSSHTGTSASAPLAAGICALALEANPNLTWRDMQHIVVRTARPQNLIASDWQTNGVGRNVSHSFGYGLMDAYAMVQLSRNWITVPEQHKCEITAPHVQRPIPAKSVVVLQLQVKECEGVEVLEHVQAKLTIFSQRRGDLNIQLTSPMGTRVTLLAHRAHDTSRIGFNHWPFMSVHSWGETPFGTWQLEIHNDGRLLANVTSWNLTLYGTATPPAADLKQETVHQPSIVDMYPEEIDDNSIHDASANSLQFGAEVKKDTSGCSKTNGQLCLGLCIVIIMCCTSSYNCQDTVYTLLICTINILIFIFDLYLHIWIKSCHIKRSIVEFHNVKKPYQLHCFHSTTNQDKENSDNNFHRDTRKNKCKITRHIFKDVFLNDIFFLVQVVNISNFLRIIYHTIREWLHRLNTLRLVVLFCDISTFYIFFKLKCSILYVLPSYPKLSN
- the LOC138140273 gene encoding proprotein convertase subtilisin/kexin type 4-like isoform X2 gives rise to the protein MYLFVCCIYVCVIVVNLSEAHYTQQWAVHIEGGPQVADEVARDHGFANQGQIFDDYYLFTHSGVSKRSLTVNPEQRVRLAVDTRVRWSQQQKARRRVKRDLKLQDSDPKWPSMWYLNRGNGLDMNVIPAWLEGITGKGAVVTILDDGLEKDHPDLVQNYDPMASYDVNSHDSDPSPRYDMIDSNRHGTRCAGEVAATSNNSVCALGVAHGAQVGGVRMLDGDVTDAVEARSLSLNPQHIDIYSASWGPDDDGKTVDGPGELATRAFIEGVTKGRNGKGSIFVWASGNGGRDHDNCNCDGYTNSIYSLSISSATEHGHVPWYSEACSSTLASTYSSGAVGERQVVTTDLRYSCTSSHTGTSASAPLAAGICALALEANPNLTWRDMQHIVVRTARPQNLIASDWQTNGVGRNVSHSFGYGLMDAYAMVQLSRNWITVPEQHKCEITAPHVQRPIPAKSVVVLQLQVKECEGVEVLEHVQAKLTIFSQRRGDLNIQLTSPMGTRVTLLAHRAHDTSRIGFNHWPFMSVHSWGETPFGTWQLEIHNDGRLLGRATLQNWSLVLYGTKSFLPPLANNIEPNKLNKTKSNAFKKKNSKKQKNKNLQKSVTTVKPPKSQYKSKIKNTTPKYYVPNVTNINYTKNRKVTKTTTEFSPYFYAINSSKFKNSEESVKQYLKFVKNITITYPIMIPSRDFAKPRESFKKSQKQKEKSRDINSNRNAKVFTSKTTELTTYQTTTSSPKGKLANVTSWNLTLYGTATPPAADLKQETVHQPSIVDMYPEEIDDNSIHDASANSLQFGAEVKKDTSGCSKTNGQLCLGCPENLFLHNGRCIKTCPDGFYNLTVTTERNSELEDLLAENNSNICLPCHYTCRQCTGSIDYQCTECFPDATLVSVSDNQFSCYPTSIASTLSSNAWYIRVFIMLVVITILLSIHLIWQLCRLRKKRKRDYFHLNLVKTAHNIESNPKVAVYSDSE
- the LOC138140273 gene encoding proprotein convertase subtilisin/kexin type 4-like isoform X1 — its product is MYLFVCCIYVCVIVVNLSEAHYTQQWAVHIEGGPQVADEVARDHGFANQGQIFDDYYLFTHSGVSKRSLTVNPEQRVRLAVDTRVRWSQQQKARRRVKRDLKLQDSDPKWPSMWYLNRGNGLDMNVIPAWLEGITGKGAVVTILDDGLEKDHPDLVQNYDPMASYDVNSHDSDPSPRYDMIDSNRHGTRCAGEVAATSNNSVCALGVAHGAQVGGVRMLDGDVTDAVEARSLSLNPQHIDIYSASWGPDDDGKTVDGPGELATRAFIEGVTKGRNGKGSIFVWASGNGGRDHDNCNCDGYTNSIYSLSISSATEHGHVPWYSEACSSTLASTYSSGAVGERQVVTTDLRYSCTSSHTGTSASAPLAAGICALALEANPNLTWRDMQHIVVRTARPQNLIASDWQTNGVGRNVSHSFGYGLMDAYAMVQLSRNWITVPEQHKCEITAPHVQRPIPAKSVVVLQLQVKECEGVEVLEHVQAKLTIFSQRRGDLNIQLTSPMGTRVTLLAHRAHDTSRIGFNHWPFMSVHSWGETPFGTWQLEIHNDGRLLGRATLQNWSLVLYGTKSFLPPLANNIEPNKLNKTKSNAFKKKNSKKQKNKNLQKSVTTVKPPKSQYKSKIKNTTPKYYVPNVTNINYTKNRKVTKTTTEFSPYFYAINSSKFKNSEESVKQYLKFVKNITITYPIMIPSRDFAKPRESFKKSQKQKEKSRDINSNRNAKVFTSKTTELTTYQTTTSSPKGKLANVTSWNLTLYGTATPPAADLKQETVHQPSIVDMYPEEIDDNSIHDASANSLQFGAEVKKDTSGCSKTNGQLCLGLCIVIIMCCTSSYNCQDTVYTLLICTINILIFIFDLYLHIWIKSCHIKRSIVEFHNVKKPYQLHCFHSTTNQDKENSDNNFHRDTRKNKCKITRHIFKDVFLNDIFFLVQVVNISNFLRIIYHTIREWLHRLNTLRLVVLFCDISTFYIFFKLKCSILYVLPSYPKLSN